One segment of Polyodon spathula isolate WHYD16114869_AA chromosome 20, ASM1765450v1, whole genome shotgun sequence DNA contains the following:
- the LOC121295480 gene encoding GTP-binding protein Rhes-like → MHKDIEKDMVLPTAVQEHSSVMDKKNTETDFLDLHISNQCSSVCNPRTSDAPQLIMNYNAEVTAVVGIKVSNNLGNISKTGMGIIKTVTGQWKSQDRKNMLCRSASSHPDVDRNSKRFNGKFTSVHMHNNPSSSPLESPCPGCVQRVKPENCRRLVVMGAPKVGKSSIVGRFLKGSFDEQYIPTTEDFHRKLYQIKGENYQLDILDASGERSFPAKRRLTILTGDVFLLVCSLGDKESFEEVCSLLNEIMEAKKKLMKSKDDIFVPIVVCGNKMDTEPFGRAVTREDVSKALGQGSVYFETSAKDNTNMEEMFQALVELAGLPMETSPSHHRSVSVRSFQKERQPRGRGGKENLSPCGAVYPCARRPSFSTDLQTIVGPSLPRKRSKPLEKCHIQ, encoded by the exons ATGCATAAAGACATTGAGAAGGACATGGTGTTACCAACAGCGGTTCAGGAGCACTCTTCTGTGatggacaaaaaaaatactgagacTGACTTTCTGGACCTACATATCTCGAACCAATGCTCTTCCGTTTGTAACCCAAGGACATCTGATGCCCCACAGTTAATTATGAATTACAACGCCGAGGTGACCGCTGTCGTTGGAATCAAAGTGTCCAATAACCTGGGCAACATTTCTAAAACAGGTATGGGGATCATTAAAACCGTCACCGGGCAGTGGAAGAGTCAAGACCGAAAGAACATGCTGTGCAGGTCAGCCAGTAGTCACCCAGACGTGGACAGGAACTCCAAGAGGTTTAATGGAAAGTTTACATCGGTTCACATGCACAATAATCCTTCTTCGAGCCCCCTTGAGTCGCCCTGCCCAGGGTGCGTTCAACGAGTGAAGCCAGAGAACTGCCGGCGCCTGGTGGTGATGGGGGCTCCCAAAGTCGGGAAAAGCTCCATTGTCGGGAGATTTCTGAAGGGCAGCTTCGATGAGCAGTATATACCAACCACAGAGGATTTCCACAGAAAGCTATATCAGATCAAAGGGGAGAATTATCAGTTGGACATCCTCGATGCTTCTGGAGAGAGGTCTTTCCCAGCAAAAAGGAGATTGACAATTCTCACAG GAGATGTATTCCTCCTGGTTTGCAGTTTGGGTGACAAAGAGTCTTTTGAAGAGGTCTGCTCGCTCCTGAACGAGATTATGGAAGCTAAAAAGAAACTGATGAAGTCGAAAGATGATATATTCGTCCCGATTGTGGTCTGCGGCAATAAAATGGACACTGAGCCGTTCGGGAGAGCGGTGACTCGGGAAGACGTGTCCAAAGCCCTCGGACAGGGGAGCGTTTACTTTGAGACCTCTGCCAAGGACAACACTAACATGGAAGAAATGTTTCAGGCTCTTGTGGAGCTAGCGGGGCTACCCATGGAGACCAGTCCTTCCCACCACAGGAGCGTCTCTGTCCGGTCTTTCCAAAAGGAACGCCAGCCGAGGGGACGAGGGGGTAAAGAGAACTTGTCTCCGTGCGGTGCCGTGTACCCCTGTGCCCGCCGCCCGAGCTTCAGCACAGACCTCCAAACCATTGTCGGACCCAGTCTGCCAAGAAAACGAAGCAAACCACTTGAGAAATGCCACATACAGTAA